The Podospora pseudopauciseta strain CBS 411.78 chromosome 2 map unlocalized CBS411.78m_2, whole genome shotgun sequence genome has a window encoding:
- a CDS encoding uncharacterized protein (EggNog:ENOG503P04J; COG:S; BUSCO:EOG09263D2P): protein MSTRTKTLPLAHTAGIFSDMSADGPEIGTLVLVVDRAKNLPNRKTIGKQDPYCAARLGKEAKKTSTDIRGGQTPRWDQELRFTVHDSPDYFQLKVSVFNDDKKTELIGEAWIDLRDIIVDGGGQSDQWHQLQCRGKYAGELRLELTYYDNHPKPDKAPTKSRNPQQASLAENEQQPETAPVAATGPRAMPKRRPLPSDPVTGKTPSPAPSSKPPPPAPAPEPVETPPRSQPNPISSYVPSQSPLQHIEYGSQSSRYQQQPPPLEHYPRRERSADLRREPPPPQQYQTSERVERYPGQQSQSYDRYDSRPSDPYGAPQQEPPQEFSDDRPPPPPAHRSRPSLNSAPNSGFQGTPPTMRQDVLRNEAHRASASPSSYPGRPTYKAADSSPAALPGSQYQAIEQPPPPRHYSYDTNGYDQSHRGMQATVEDVPESPESSNSNRRSMGRAPPGQSQQQYDLDFEQTSPAPLNISGRRPSNAVDHQYSTSPGMQDQRYSTSPGMQDRYSTSPGMQDQRYSTSPSVQDQRYSTSPSVQDQRCSTSPGMQEQSGYQSSNGYVMSSTDLSRREPSDYSSSSNYGRHSEPSLPTYESHQNQRALPWRDEPDNGSNSYSAAPVPAALIPGIDPNISQEIAVRVNEDSGRRRYNQQAQMETPPRGRTMDVARRYDQDGSPASYNAQPTAHGRSPMTYTAGPSTSSVNVVIKSRAYSPNPPVRDPSPNPPQQHHNPPQQQHTIRRKSVSPRPPSSDSRAMSSVPFGPDSYEVLNPTAAAAAMHDPTAALPDYDAATGKIITHDGREVDPSDHLPMDTWAPEPEAKKPTQTSPAPRPTPGGPQPQPVSSTGRRPLRIAAASRPQSYVAPDSFDSLTPSPPVSNGRNRLQKKPPHRMSISSGFSPSEPVMSGANGLGPGRRNSNVGLDSQPLAPLPPHQDNFNSQRNLPRASTFDYGAGENYHPSMQGSIGRNGPPPPAKIPLALPPSQGYNNSNMSGALQLHSSSAARRGGMDDYDYHDGGYRHQNDGYANGGGVGGGTELSLEEELRSIDIGTGRSSRRHQGYVHQGQW from the exons ATGTCCACCAGAACAAAAACCCTCCCGCTCGCCCATACGGCGGGCATCTTCTCAGACATGAGTGCCGATGGACCAGAAATCGGTACGcttgttttggtggtggaccGGGCGAAAAACTTACCGAACCGCAAGACGATTGGAAAACAAGATCCTTACTGCGCTGCGCGCCTGGGGaaagaagcaaagaagaCCAGCACCGACATTCGTGGCGGTCAAACTCCCAGATG GGATCAAGAACTCAGATTCACAGTTCACGACTCACCAGACTACTTTCAGCTTAAAGTGTCCGTGTTCAACGACGACAAGAAGACCGAACTTATAGGCGAGGCATGGATAGACCTGCGCGATATCATTGTCGATGGGGGTGGGCAGAGTGATCAATGGCACCAACTGCAATGCAGGGGTAAATATGCAGGCGAGCTCCGTCTTGAACTCACATACTacgacaaccaccccaaGCCCGACAAGGCACCAACCAAGTCAAGAAATCCGCAACAAGCTTCTTTAGCAGAAAATGAGCAGCAACCCGAGACAGCGCCAGTGGCCGCCACGGGACCCAGGGCCATGCCGAAACGGCGGCCCCTACCTTCGGATCCGGTTACGGGGAAAACACCCTCACCCGCACCGTCGTcaaagccaccaccacctgcccctGCGCCGGAGCCGGTAGAGACACCGCCTCGCTCTCAGCCAAATCCTATTTCATCATATGTGCCGTCTCAGTCACCCCTGCAGCATATTGAGTATGGGTCTCAGTCGTCGCGctaccagcagcaaccaccaccattggaACATTATCCTCGTCGAGAGCGTAGTGCCGATCTTCGACGAGAgccaccgccccctcaacAATACCAGACATCGGAAAGAGTGGAAAGATACCCTGGACAGCAATCACAGTCGTACGACCGCTATGACTCTAGGCCCAGTGACCCATATGGAGCACCTCAACAGGAGCCACCTCAGGAATTTAGTGACGatcgacctcctccacctcccgccCATCGGTCTAGGCCTAGCCTCAACTCTGCTCCCAATTCAGGGTTTCAAGGGACTCCGCCGACAATGAGACAAGACGTTCTGAGGAACGAGGCCCATCGTGCTTCTGCCTCCCCTTCAAGTTACCCGGGGCGCCCAACTTACAAGGCTGCCGACTCGTCACCAGCTGCTCTGCCTGGCTCTCAGTATCAGGCTATAGAGCAACCCCCGCCACCTAGACATTATTCATATGACACGAACGGGTATGACCAGTCACATAGAGGCATGCAAGCCACCGTCGAAGACGTCCCCGAGTCTCCCGAGTCTTCTAATTCGAACAGAAGAAGCATGGGCAGGGCGCCTCCTGGCCAATCTCAACAACAGTATGATCTGGACTTTGAACAGACTAGCCCTGCTCCACTGAACATTTCAGGGAGAAGACCGAGCAATGCAGTGGACCATCAATACTCCACCTCTCCAGGCATGCAAGATCAGCGGTACTCGACTTCTCCTGGGATGCAAGACCGGTACTCGACCTCGCCTGGGATGCAAGACCAGCGGTACTCGACTTCTCCCAGTGTACAAGACCAGCGGTACTCGACTTCTCCCA GCGTGCAAGACCAGCGCTGTTCGACCTCGCCTGGAATGCAGGAGCAATCGGGATATCAGAGCTCCAATGGCTACGTGATGTCCTCCACCGACTTGTCACGGCGGGAACCGTCGGATTactcgtcttcttccaacTATGGCCGGCATTCCGAGCCTAGCCTTCCCACGTACGAGTCCCATCAGAACCAGAGAGCACTGCCATGGCGAGATGAGCCCGATAATGGGTCAAACAGCTACTCGGCTGCACCAGTGCCTGCTGCGTTGATTCCTGGGATTGATCCAAACATCTCACAGGAGATCGCGGTGCGTGTCAACGAAGACAGTGGTCGTCGACGGTACAACCAACAAGCGCAAATGGAGACACCCCCAAGGGGCAGAACCATGGATGTCGCTCGGAGATATGATCAAGATGGATCCCCCGCGAGCTACAACGCTCAGCCTACTGCTCATGGCAGGAGTCCCATGACTTACACAGCAGGGCCATCGACATCGAGTGTTAACGTAGTGATCAAGTCGCGGGCATACTCGCCCAACCCACCCGTTCGTGACCCTAGTCCCAACCCGCCCCAGCAACATCACAACccaccccagcagcagcacaccATCCGCCGCAAGTCAGTAAGCCCCAGACCACCATCCTCTGATAGCCGCGCTATGTCCAGCGTTCCTTTCGGCCCCGACAGCTATGAGGTTCTcaaccccaccgccgccgctgctgccatgcACGACCCGACCGCTGCTCTGCCGGACTACGACGCAGCCACTGGCAAGATCATCACACACGATGGTCGCGAAGTTGACCCCTCTGACCATTTGCCCATGGACACTTGGGCACCTGAACCCGAAGCGAAGAAGCCGACACAGACATCTCCCGCTCCTCGTCCTACACCGGGTGGTCCACAACCACAGCCCGTATCTTCGACCGGCCGTCGTCCTCTACGCATCGCTGCCGCCTCCCGTCCACAAAGCTACGTCGCACCTGACTCTTTCGATTCCCTCACTCCGTCCCCGCCTGTCTCCAACGGCCGAAATCGCCTCCAAAAGAAACCTCCCCATCGCATGTCCATCTCGTCTGGGTTCTCACCATCAGAACCAGTCATGTCTGGCGCCAATGGTCTTGGTCCCGGAAGGAGGAACAGCAACGTTGGCTTAGACTCTCAGCCTCTTGCTCCCCTGCCTCCTCACCAGGACAACTTTAATTCCCAAAGGAATCTCCCACGAGCCTCAACTTTTGACTATGGTGCCGGGGAGAATTACCACCCTTCCATGCAGGGGAGTATTGGACGGAAtgggcctcctcctccggctaAGATCCCTTTGGCGTTGCCGCCTTCCCAGGGgtataataatagtaatatgAGCGGCGCGCTGCAGTTGCACAGCAGTAGTGCTGCCAGACGAGGAGGGATGGATGATTATGATTATCATGACGGGGGGTATCGGCATCAAAATGACGGGTATGccaatggtggtggggtgggtggtggaacGGAGTTGAgcctggaggaggagttgaggtcGATTGATATTGGAACGGGGAGATCGTCGAGGCGCCATCAGGGGTATGTGCATCAGGGGCAGTGGTAA
- a CDS encoding uncharacterized protein (EggNog:ENOG503P1NX), translating into MSDGLNEYRTARVAELLSDFRTLQYYIAAAPVNPTDMDDYYTEGWAALRQCALDGQHILNCAADITVPRASGGADEQAKAELKQVLLDAYARRHEGQKIYLRQAAVQRWIEWRDQILMGGRPHSGNQSQLRACDQQLRAELANITDEAIYSELQVSDMTMGRWVDEDPSLRAVQRWVRTRRA; encoded by the exons ATGTCTGACGGAC TCAACGAATACCGCACCGCCCGCGTGGCCGAGTTGCTTTCCGACTTTCGCACTCTTCAGTATTAcattgctgctgccccgGTCAACCCTACCGACATGGATGACTACTACACGGAGGGATGGGCAGCACTTCGCCAGTGCGCTCTTGATGGCCAGCACATTCTCAACTGCGCTGCCGACATCACAGTCCCCCGCGCGAGTGGTGGTGCGGACGAGCAGGCCAAGGCCGAGCTTAAGCA AGTCCTCCTTGACGCCTACGCTCGCCGTCACGAAGGCCAAAAGATCTATCTCCGTCAGGCTGCTGTGCAGCGCTGGATCGAATGGCGGGATCAGATTCTTATGGGTGGCAGGCCTCACTCTGGCAACCAGAGCCAACTCAGGGCCTGTGACCAACAACTGCGTGCT GAGCTCGCAAACATCACCGACGAAGCCATCTACTCGGAGCTTCAGGTCTCCGACATGACCATGGGCCGCTGGGTGGACGAAGACCCAAGCCTCCGCGCTGTGCAGCGGTGGGTTCGGACTCGGAGAGCTTAA
- a CDS encoding uncharacterized protein (COG:M; EggNog:ENOG503P193) gives MVEQRQHGRTPVHNSEVYLLRQMPPTFSTIPPLSPPSPITPAEDDDFCNGMPIEALSLSQPAIAVADEKLAVEERLSNAVHVLSTETTALQNLTALYSTDRFAREGFNRAVEAITRRNHPKYPHHQHNSHSRGATDGKIVVIGVGKSGHIAKKLVATFNSLAIQAVFLHPTEALHGDLGQIGPRDTFLLITFSGKTPELLTLLPHLDRSLPLILLTSHTRPETCELIKHRPDTILLPAPIHEPETKSFGVSAPTTSTTVALTVGDALAIVASRELHPSVASVFAKNHPGGAIGAALRKPSSSEKSARELAVRMEMIPLLDIPPEKTATGADVLRAGYASPSGWVRLQTGDVISPRRIRKLDSADLVTGLGELKGWLVTSKKEFVPVAADSSVEKAAEWVLGMRVALGDGQYEDNAIVAVMDRGECVGLLEVGSLMEEA, from the coding sequence ATGGTTGAACAGCGCCAGCACGGGCGCACTCCCGTCCACAACAGTGAGGtctacctcctccgccagatGCCTCCGACCTTCTCAACCATCCCCCCACTGTCCCCTCCGTCCCCCATCACACCcgccgaggacgatgacTTTTGCAATGGCATGCCGATCGaggccctctccctctcccagccGGCCATTGCCGTCGCCGACGAGAAGCTTGCCGTCGAAGAGCGTCTCTCCAACGCCGTCCACGTCCTCTCCACCGAGACCACTGCCCTGCAGAACCTGACGGCGCTCTACTCCACCGACCGTTTCGCCCGCGAAGGCTTCAACCGCGCTGTTGAGGCCATCACCCGCCGCAACCACCCCAAatacccccaccaccaacacaacTCCCACAGCCGAGGAGCGACAGACGGCAAGATAGTAGTAATAGGCGTCGGCAAGTCAGGGCACATCGCCAAGAAGCTCGTCGCAACCTTCAACTCGCTCGCCATCCAAGCCGTTTTTCTCCACCCCACCGAGGCCCTCCACGGCGATCTGGGCCAGATCGGCCCCCGCGACACCTTCTTGCTGATCACCTTCTCCGGCAAAACCCCCGAGCTCCTGACgcttctcccccacctcgaCAGGTCACTTCCTCTCATCCTCTTGACGTCTCACACCCGCCCGGAAACATGCGAGCTGATCAAGCACCGCCCCGACACCATCCTTCTTCCCGCACCGATCCATGAGCCAGAGACAAAGTCCTTTGGCGTGTcggcaccaacaacctccacgaCGGTGGCGCTGACAGTAGGGGATGCGCTCGCAATCGTCGCCAGCAGGGAGCTACACCCCAGCGTGGCGAGCGTGTTTGCCAAAAATCACCCCGGCGGCGCGATCGGGGCTGCACTGAGGAAGCCAAGCTCAAGTGAAAAGAGCGCGAGGGAATTGGCGGTGCGAATGGAGATGATTCCGCTCCTGGATATACCCCCAGAAAAGACGGCTACGGGTGCGGATGTGCTCAGGGCGGGCTATGCCTCGCCTtcggggtgggtgaggttgcAAACCGGGGATGTTATCTCCCCCAGGCGGATCAGGAAGCTGGACTCGGCGGATCTGGTGACCGGGTTGGGGGAGCTGAAAGGGTGGCTGGTGACGAGCAAAAAGGAGTTTGTGCCTGTTGCTGCCGACTCGAGCGTGGAAAAGGCGGCCGAGTGGGTGCTGGGGATGAGGGTTGCGCTTGGGGATGGGCAGTATGAGGATAATGCGATTGTCGCTGTTATGGATCGGGGAGAGTGTGTTGGACTTCTTGAGGTGGGGAGTCTGATGGAGGAGGcatga
- the stp1 gene encoding Low molecular weight phosphotyrosine protein phosphatase (COG:T; BUSCO:EOG09265A08; EggNog:ENOG503P1R8), protein MAEKISVLFVCLGNICRSTMAEGVFQAMAKKEPYKDLVADIDSCGTGGYHIGEGPDDRTMSTLESHGITDYVHAARKVNASDFDKFDYIFAMDRANLSDLQRIQQRKPNSKAKVMLFGEYSGTGKAEVISDPYYGGRQGFEKAYEQATRFSTNFLKEVFPDVN, encoded by the exons ATGGCTGAGAAGATTTCGGTCCTTTTCGTTTGCCTGGGCAACATCTGTAGATCGACCATGGCTGAAGGCGTCTTCCAAGCCATGGCAAAGAAGGAGCCGTACAAGGATCTGGTTGCCGATATTGATTCTTGCGGAACGG GTGGGTACCACATTGGTGAAGGACCAGATGACCGCACCATGTCCACCCTCGAATCTCATGGTATCACTGACTATGTGCATGCGGCACGCAAG GTGAATGCGTCTGATTTCGACAAGTTTGATTACATCTTCGCCATGGACCGTGCCAACCTCTCCGACCTCCAACGTATCCAGCAACGCAAACCGAACAGCAAGGCCAAAGTGATGCTTTTCGGAGAATACTCGGGAACCGGCAAGGCCGAGGTGATCAGTGACCCCTACTATGGTGGGCGGCAGGGTTTCGAGAAGGCGTATGAACAGGCGACCCGTTTCTCGACCAATTTCCTCAAGGAAGTCTTCCCTGACGTTAACTAA
- a CDS encoding uncharacterized protein (COG:S; EggNog:ENOG503P657) → MAASDILLSDNPEPKPPVVNYVLSFLLVGIAWGLTTPFIRAAARSHSPPPHSLLESRSVQSSVVKRKVLGAFFGVMDLLRNPRYAVPLVLNLTGSVWFFLLIGKAELSLTVPIVNTCAFLFTVLGEWWVEGKVISRDTLIGMFLSVGGIALCVQSKNV, encoded by the exons ATGGCTGCCTcagacatcctcctctctgACAACCCAGAGCCGAAACCTCCGGTGGTCAACTACGTCCTCTCCTTTTTGCTGGTGGGCATAGCGTGGGGGTTGACGACACCCTTCATCCGCGCCGCGGCCCgctcccactcccctccaccccactCGCTACTCGAGTCACGCTCTGTGCAGTCGAGTGTGGTGAAGCGGAAGGTGCTCGGGGCCTTTTTTGGTGTGATGGACCTGTTGAGGAACCCGAGGTATGCGGTGCCGCTGGTGCTGAACTTGACGGGGAGCGTGTGGTTCTTTCTGTTGATTGGGAAGGCTG AACTGAGCTTGACGGTGCCTATTGTGAATACCTGTGCGTTCTTGTTTACCGTGCTGGGTGAGTGGTGGGTGGAAGGGAAGGTTATCAGTCGTG ATACCTTGATTGGCATGTTTTTATCCGTGGGTGGAATTGCATTGTGTGTACAGAGCAAGAATGTTTAG
- a CDS encoding uncharacterized protein (COG:S; BUSCO:EOG092644DY; EggNog:ENOG503P3BJ) — translation MSARVPAWKRLGLKLKGASDESPVLSSTGPNANSASQVNGSPVSALKRKQPLYQSPANSYNSNSYAQTPNKRFRADEQTPGSQRKSVSFTADTKKTSVEPAKKAKKKKAKKPAQPVVKPETNLEPSLDYLRQWHTARDSWKFNKNHQTLLIKYLFDGDKIPSSDIPIFYQYISDLKGGVRTRLRETAVEIKKKDMEQGVSAFPADTKDKATKQTEYEEVISRFLEDLQQHQKQRRSTGTNANGKRPLEEVQYVIRTVDPPVKQRALRRIRAEIVAVELASDSEESTTTSTAAASTITSSSSSSSGQENAVADKRTRSDDDSQQPAKKRRLRKVRNISDAESSSSSESESDSSDDDDDDEDENMADAPNGKEDEETSSSSSSSSESSSEDEFDDEEEADDGSDSDSSESSESSESDSD, via the coding sequence ATGTCCGCTCGTGTCCCGGCCTGGAAGCGATTGGGCCTCAAGCTCAAGGGAGCATCCGACGAGAGCCCTGTCTTGAGCTCAACCGGTCCCAATGCCAATTCCGCTTCGCAAGTAAACGGCAGCCCTGTGAGCGCGCTCAAGAGAAAGCAACCACTATATCAGTCGCCGGCCAACAGCTACAACAGCAATTCGTATGCGCAAACTCCCAACAAGAGGTTCCGAGCCGACGAACAAACTCCTGGATCACAAAGAAAATCTGTGTCCTTCACAGCGGACACCAAGAAGACATCCGTCGAACCAGCAAAGAaggcaaagaaaaagaaggccaagaagccagCGCAACCTGTTGTCAAACCCGAGACGAACCTTGAACCATCCCTCGATTACCTTCGCCAGTGGCACACTGCGCGCGACTCGTGGAAGTTCAACAAGAACCACCAGACATTGCTCATTAAGTATCTCTTTGACGGCGACAAGATCCCGTCATCCGATATTCCAATTTTCTACCAATATATCAGCGACCTCAAGGGAGGCGTGCGGACGAGGTTACGAGAGACGGCGgtggagatcaagaagaaagATATGGAGCAGGGTGTCAGCGCTTTCCCTGCCGACACCAAGGACAAGGCCACCAAGCAGACAGAGTACGAGGAGGTTATCTCGCGATTTCTTGAGGACCTGCAACAGCATCAAAAGCAACGTCGGTCTACTGGTACCAATGCCAATGGCAAGCGCCCATTAGAGGAGGTACAATATGTCATCAGAACCGTGGACCCTCCGGTCAAGCAGCGAGCACTGAGGCGCATCCGCGCTGAGATCGTGGCCGTAGAATTAGCGTCGGACAGTGAGGAGAGCACCACAACATCGACAGCCGCTGCGTCAACTAtcacttcttcctcttcatcatcgtcagGACAGGAGAACGCAGTCGCAGACAAGAGAACACGCAGTGACGATGATTCACAACAGCCTGCCAAGAAGCGCAGACTGAGAAAAGTACGCAATATCAGCGATGCTGAGAGCAGCAGCTCGTCCGAGTCGGAAAGTGATAGCtctgacgacgatgacgatgacgaagatGAGAACATGGCGGATGCGCCGAATGgtaaggaggatgaggaaacgagtagcagcagctcgtcctcctccgAGTCTTCATCAGAGGAtgagtttgatgatgaagaggaagcagATGATGGGAGCGATTCTGACAGCAGCGAAAGTAGCGAGAGTAGTGAGAGTGATTCGGACTGA
- a CDS encoding uncharacterized protein (EggNog:ENOG503P6QX; COG:S), translated as MPTDAQIAGGHKANLNNPNTSKESKDNSQKILDNEFNGGDVPKASDTKDKNPGNVAGGLKATMKNPNVSDEAKKSAEERLNNM; from the exons ATGCCTACTGATGCTCAGATCGCCGGCGGCCACAAGGCCAACTtgaacaaccccaacacctccaagGAGTCCAAGGATAACTCCCAAAAAATTCTCGACAACGAGTTCAACGGTGGTGACG TCCCCAAGGCTAGCGAcaccaaggacaagaacCCAGGCAACGTTGCCGGTGGTCTCAAGGC GACCATGAAGAACCCTAATGTCTCTGACGAGGCTAAGAAGTCTGCCGAGGAGCGCCTCAACAACATGTAA
- the SCL1 gene encoding Proteasome subunit YC7alpha/Y8 (protease yscE subunit 7) (MEROPS:MER0000557; COG:O; BUSCO:EOG092645QN; EggNog:ENOG503NUBK) — protein sequence MAGNAGYDRHITIFSDQGRLYQVEYAFKAITAANIMSIGVRGKDCAVVLSQKKVPDKLIDPSSVTHIFQISPSVGCVMTGSIADARAFSQRAQSEAAEFRYKFGYEMPCDALAKRLANISQVYTQRAYMRPYGLAVTLISLDSEFGPQLFKCDPAGYYIGYKGTAAGPKQQEALNHLEKKLKNRDYADGDWKEVVELAITTLSTVLSMDFKKTEIEIGIVGGPRPDGKEGTYPGFRTLTEDEIDDRLQAIAEKD from the exons ATGGCGG GCAACGCTGGTTACGACCGACACATTACCATTTTCTCCGACCAAGGACGACTGTACCAAGTTG AATATGCCTTCAAGGCCATCACAGCCGCCAACATCATGTCCATTGGCGTCAGGGGCAAGGACTGCGCTGTTGTCCTTTCCCAGAAGAAGGTTCCA GACAAGCTCATCGACCCTTCTTCCGTCACACACATCTTCCAGATCTCGCCCTCGGTTGGTTGCGTCATGACCGGCTCCATCGCAGATGCGCGAGCGTTCTCCCAGCGTGCCCAGTCAGAAGCGGCCGAGTTCAGATACAAGTTTGGCTATGAGATGCCATGCGATGCTCTAGCCAAGAGACTTGCCAATATCAGTCAAGTGTACACTCAGCGG GCATACATGCGCCCATATGGTCTCGCTGTGACGCTGATCTCCCTCGATTCCGAGTTTGGGCCGCAGTTATTCAAGTGCGACCCCGCCGGTTACTATATCGGTTACAAGGGCACAGCTGCGGGTCCCAAGCAGCAGGAGGCGCTCAATCATCTCGAGAAGAAGCTTAAGAACCGGGATTATGCGGACGGTGATTggaaggaggttgttgagcttgCAATCACAACACTGAGCACGGTCCTCAGCATGGACTTCAAGAAGACCGAGATTGAGATTGGTATTGTGGGAGGGCCACGCCCAGACGGCAAGGAAGGCACATACCCTGGGTTCAGGACACTTACAGAGGACGAGATCGACGACAGATTACAGGCTATCGCCGAGAAGGACTGA
- the utp15 gene encoding U3 small nucleolar RNA-associated protein 15 (COG:S; EggNog:ENOG503NXEF; BUSCO:EOG09261MMR), with the protein MAAEVQPLPLVKLPSGPSPVTPEQRYWRSFKNQKLHTSTATWPISHISFPAQTGAVLSNSMVAATKINDLFAVTSGPRVDIFSIRKRELLKTIGRFDSEAHSGEIRADGRALVAGEDSGKMQVFDVGGGTRAVILKTWHIHKQPVWVTKWSPTELTTLMSCSDDKTVRLWDLPSNNPSHTFTGHSDYVRSGAFIPGGNSNMLVTGSYDETVRVWDARTPGGSVFTFKHKDPIEEVLPLPGGTTLLAASGNAISVLDLVAAKPLRLITNHQKTVTSLSLASNGKRVVSGSLDGHVKVFETSNWNVVFGCKYSSPILSLSVIAAGAAQEDRHLAVGMQSGVLAIRTKLSGAAAEKARERAAIEAAIGTSALDKIDARNAKRKRAAVSNKNMDMLGENVDVVIPTSDTGSRKKKLKPWQRNFKDGFYAACLDEVIDMSGPEYQPLTALTVLIALRHRSALREALEGRDEVSIIPLLKWVSKYIVDPRYLSICVDVSFHLYDLYSEHVAGSSELAVLFHALLGKVSRAASKAQTAMEVAGMLETLTLGNN; encoded by the coding sequence ATGGCAGCAGAAGTTCAACCGTTACCGCTGGTTAAGCTGCCTTCGGGCCCCAGCCCCGTCACACCCGAACAGCGATACTGGAGATCCTTCAAGAACCAGAAATTACATACCTCGACGGCAACATGGCCCATCTCGCACATCAGTTTCCCCGCCCAGACAGGCGCCGTCCTGTCCAATTCCATGGTTGCCGCCACAAAGATCAATGACCTCTTTGCAGTAACCTCAGGTCCCCGTGTGGACATCTTCTCGATACGAAAGCGCGAGCTCCTCAAGACGATTGGTCGCTTCGACAGCGAGGCCCATTCCGGCGAGATTAGGGCTGACGGCAGAGCGCTGGTCGCCGGTGAGGATTCGGGAAAGATGCAGGTTTTTGATGTCGGCGGCGGTACAAGGGCTGTTATTCTCAAGACATGGCACATCCACAAGCAGCCGGTGTGGGTTACAAAGTGGTCACCCACCGaactcaccaccctcatgAGTTGCAGTGATGACAAGACGGTCCGGCTGTGGGACCTGCCATCAAACAACCCCAGCCATACCTTTACCGGTCACTCAGACTACGTCCGCAGCGGCGCTTTCATCCCCGgcggcaacagcaacatgcTGGTCACCGGTTCCTACGATGAGACGGTCCGGGTGTGGGATGCCAGGACACCGGGCGGTTCAGTCTTCACCTTTAAGCACAAGGACCCAATCGAAGAAGTCCTGCCCCTTCCCGGgggcaccaccctcctcgctgCCTCCGGAAACGCCATCTCGGTCCTTGACCTGGTCGCCGCGAAACCACTGCGTCTTATTACGAACCACCAAAAGACTGTCACAAGCCTCTCGTTGGCGTCCAATGGCAAGCGTGTTGTCAGCGGCAGTCTGGATGGCCATGTCAAGGTCTTTGAGACTTCCAACTGGAACGTCGTGTTTGGGTGCAAATACTCCAGCCCtatcctctccctctcggTCATCGCCGCCGGCGCAGCCCAAGAAGATCGCCACCTCGCCGTAGGCATGCAATCCGGCGTGTTGGCCATCCGCACCAAGCTGTCAGGAGCAGCCGCCGAGAAGGCCCGCGAGCGCGCCGCTATCGAAGCCGCCATTGGCACCTCAGCTCTCGACAAGATCGACGCCAGAAATGCCAAGCGCAAACGCGCAGCCGTCAGCAACAAGAACATGGACATGCTAGGCGAAAACGTCGACGTCGTCATCCCAACATCAGACACTGGCtccaggaagaagaagctcaagccCTGGCAGCGCAACTTCAAGGATGGGTTCTACGCCGCGTGTCTAGACGAAGTAATCGACATGTCCGGGCCAGAGTACCAACCTCTTACCGCCCTCACCGTTCTCATTGCTCTTCGTCACCGGTCCGCGCTCCGCGAGGCGCTCGAGGGTCGCGACGAAGTGTCCATCATCCCTCTTCTAAAATGGGTGAGCAAATACATTGTTGACCCGCGCTACCTCAGCATTTGCGTTGATGTGTCCTTCCACTTGTACGATCTCTACAGCGAGCACGTTGCCGGAAGCTCAGAACTGGCAGTGTTGTTCCACGCTCTCCTCGGCAAGGTGTCAAGGGCGGCGAGCAAGGCGCAAACCGCCATGGAAGTGGCGGGCATGTTGGAGACCTTGACGTTGGGGAATAACTAG